TCTGTCCATGTTGACGGCGAGGAAGAGCCGCGGCGCCACGTCGCGACCGGTCGAGCGGCTCTGGACCAGCGTCTTGATGAGTCCATAGGCGTTGGTGATGGAGGTCGGCTCCGGCGTCGCCACCACCAGCACCTCGGGAGAGGCCTCCAAGAACGCCATCACCTGGGGACCGATGCCGGCCCCCGTATCGACCACGACGACGTCCGCCAGACGGTCCAGCTGCCTCAGCTCCCGAAGCACCTGCCACAGCCGCGCCTCGTCGAGGGCCGCCAGGTCCGCCAGGCCCGAAGCCCCGGGGAGCACCAGCACCCCCTTGGGCCCCGGGCACAGCGCCTGCTCGAGCGAGCAGACCCCCCGGATCACGTGGCCGATGTGGTAGCGCGGCATCAGGCCCAGCACGACGTCGACGTTGGCCATCCCCAGATCGGCATCGACGAGGGCGACCCGCAGACCCAGCTCCCCCAGGGCCAGCGCCAGGTTGACGGCCAGCACCGTCTTGCCGACGCCGCCCTTGCCGCTGGTCACCGTGAGGGTCCGGGCCAGGCGCCAGCTCGACGGCCCCGGCCCTGGGACCGGGTCCGGGCCGCTCCATGTCGATGACGCCATCTGGCGCAGCGGCGCCGCCTGGTCGGCGATGCGCCCGGCAGGTCCCGTCATGCTCTGGCTCCCCCTTCGGCGCCGGGCTTGGGGAGCGCCCCCGGTTCGAGCAGCCAGCGGGCCACCGTCTCGCCATCGGCCAGCTCGACGTCGTCGGGCACCATCTGGCCCGTGGCGATGTAGGCCAGGGGGGCCTGAGCCCACCTGGGGGCGTTGAGCAAGGCGCCCCGGCGGCGGGTCTCGTCCACCTTGGTCACCACGACTCCCCCGATCGGCACCGTCCGATAGGCCCCCACCAACTCCCGGAGGTCGGCCTGACGCACGCCGGCCGGCACCACCAGCAAGACGACGGCTTGGGGCGGCAAGGCGCGGGCGAGGGCCTCGGTCCTGGCCATCCGCTCGTTGTCGCCCGGGTTGTGGCCGGCCGTGTCGATGAGCACCAGGTCGTGGGTGGCCGACTGGGCCACGGCTTGCAACTCCTTGACGTCGTTGGCCACCCACAGCGGCAGCCCCACGAGGTCGGCGTAGGTGCGCAGCTGCTGGATGGCGCCGATGCGGAACGTGTCGGTGGTCACCAGGGCCACCCGCCAGCCCCCGACCAATGCGAAGTTGGCCGCCAGCTTGGCGAGCGTCGTGGTCTTGCCGGTGCCGGTCGGCCCCACCAGCATCACGAAGCGCGGCCGGGCCTGCCGCTCCCACAGGGGCATGGTCGGGACCGCTGCCCCCACCTGGGCGGCGACGGCCTCGGCCATGGGCCGACCGGTGGCCCGAGCGACCCGCTCGGCTCGCTCGACGATCTCCCAGGCCAGGGAGGCTTCGACGTCGCGTTGGACCAGCCGCTCGAACCACTCGGCCCGCGAGGAGCCGTCCTCCCCCGCCCGCGCCTGCGGGAGCGGGAGCCTGGCCTGCGGGGCGTCGCCCGCAGGAGCCGGGCGCGACAGCTCCCTTTGGGGAGCAGGCGCGGCGACCATGCTGGGGCGGTCAGGAGGCGACGGGCCGTCCAGGGCCGCGATCACCTCGAACGACGCCTTGCCCCACCGCCGCCACCAGGGCCGGACCCGACGGGTCTCGACGATGAGGGCCCCATCCCCCATCTCCGCTCGCACCTTCGCCAGGGCCTCCCGGATGCTGGGGGCCGTGTAGCGCCTAAGAAGCATCGGCAAGCTCCACCACCCCCTCGCCGGCCACCTGGGCACCCGGCGTCACCTCGGCGAAGGAGATGACGGGCAGGCGCGGCAGCGAGCGCTCGATGAGGCGACGCAGGTAGCGCCGCACCGACGGCGAGCAGAGCACCACGGCCCGCCGCCCTCGAGCGGCCGCCGCCTCCTGCAGCCGGCCCAGCTCCCGGACGAGCCGGCTCACGAAGTCGGGCTCCAGTGGCGCCGCGGGCGAGGCGGCCAGCTCCTCGAGCTTGCGTTCCAGGCCGGGGCTCAGCGTGATGACGGGGATGACACCGTCGTCGTCGCCGTACAGGCGGGAGATGTGACGGGCCAGTGCCATGCGCACCCGCTCCGTCAGGGTGTCGGGGTCCCGGCTCTCCCGGGCGGCGTCGGCCAGGGCCTCCAGGATGGTGACCAGATCCCGGATGGGCACGCCTTCCTGCAGGAGGTTCTGCAGCACCTTCTGGACCTCGCCGACCGTCAGCAATTCCGGAATCAGCTCCTCCACCACGGCCGAGTGGGTGGTCTTGACGTGGTCCAACAGCTGCCGGGTCTCCTGCCGCCCCAGCAGCTCGGCCGCGTGGCGGTGCAGCAGCTCGCTCAGGTGGGTGGCCAGCACCGACGGGGCGTCGACGACCGTGCAGCCCAGCAGTTCGGCCTGCTCCCGCTGCTCCTGGGCGATCCAAACCGCGGGCAGGCCGAAGGCCGGCTCGCGCGTGCGCACGCCGCTCAGCCTCTCCAACCCCTCGCCGGCATCCATGGCCAGCAGGTGGTGCGGCATCAGCTCGCCCCGCCCCACCTCCACGCCCCGCAGCTTGATGACGTAGACGTTGGGCTTGAGCTGCACGTTGTCGCGGATGCGGATGGGCGGCACCACCAGCCCCAGCTCCAGCGCCACCTGCCGGCGCACCATCGTGATCCGGTCCAGCAGCTCGGCCCCATGGGCCTGATCCACCAGGGGGATGAGGCTGTAGCCGATCTCGAGCTCGACGGGGTCGGTCTGGAGCAGGCTCATGACCGACTCCGGCCGCTTGGCCTCCTCCCGCTCTCGCTCGATGGCGGCCAGCCGCTCCCGCTCGGCCGCCTGGCGTTGATACTGCGCCAGCAGGTAGGAGGCCCCCGCCGAGGCC
This genomic interval from Limnochorda sp. LNt contains the following:
- a CDS encoding flagellar biosynthesis protein FlhF gives rise to the protein MLLRRYTAPSIREALAKVRAEMGDGALIVETRRVRPWWRRWGKASFEVIAALDGPSPPDRPSMVAAPAPQRELSRPAPAGDAPQARLPLPQARAGEDGSSRAEWFERLVQRDVEASLAWEIVERAERVARATGRPMAEAVAAQVGAAVPTMPLWERQARPRFVMLVGPTGTGKTTTLAKLAANFALVGGWRVALVTTDTFRIGAIQQLRTYADLVGLPLWVANDVKELQAVAQSATHDLVLIDTAGHNPGDNERMARTEALARALPPQAVVLLVVPAGVRQADLRELVGAYRTVPIGGVVVTKVDETRRRGALLNAPRWAQAPLAYIATGQMVPDDVELADGETVARWLLEPGALPKPGAEGGARA
- a CDS encoding MinD/ParA family protein, whose translation is MTGPAGRIADQAAPLRQMASSTWSGPDPVPGPGPSSWRLARTLTVTSGKGGVGKTVLAVNLALALGELGLRVALVDADLGMANVDVVLGLMPRYHIGHVIRGVCSLEQALCPGPKGVLVLPGASGLADLAALDEARLWQVLRELRQLDRLADVVVVDTGAGIGPQVMAFLEASPEVLVVATPEPTSITNAYGLIKTLVQSRSTGRDVAPRLFLAVNMDRRRDEGQRVVRRLQTVVGRFLGVEIVTLGIVPYDGAVALAVAEQTPLLLRRPDSPASRAIRQLAWRLMDLPEQPQRPGLSGIVSRMLRRMR
- the flhA gene encoding flagellar biosynthesis protein FlhA translates to MAAGQRGLAGMARAVRHSDAVVFVAVVGIVMMMVIPMPPMLLDVLLATNITVSLLVLLLTMNVRDPLQFSVFPSLLLVVTLFRLALNISSTRLILLRGYAGRIIEAFGHFVVGGNYLVGFIIFLILVVIQFIVITRGAERVAEVAARFTLDAMPGKQMSIDADLNAGLITEQEARARRQSIEREADFYGAMDGASKFVKGDAIASVVITLINILGGLGVGVLQRGLEMGEAMQRYTLLTVGDGLVTQIPALLVSTATGLIVTRAASEQNMGQDLTRQLFSQPRTLGAAAGILVALGLVPGLPTLPFLVLAGASAGASYLLAQYQRQAAERERLAAIEREREEAKRPESVMSLLQTDPVELEIGYSLIPLVDQAHGAELLDRITMVRRQVALELGLVVPPIRIRDNVQLKPNVYVIKLRGVEVGRGELMPHHLLAMDAGEGLERLSGVRTREPAFGLPAVWIAQEQREQAELLGCTVVDAPSVLATHLSELLHRHAAELLGRQETRQLLDHVKTTHSAVVEELIPELLTVGEVQKVLQNLLQEGVPIRDLVTILEALADAARESRDPDTLTERVRMALARHISRLYGDDDGVIPVITLSPGLERKLEELAASPAAPLEPDFVSRLVRELGRLQEAAAARGRRAVVLCSPSVRRYLRRLIERSLPRLPVISFAEVTPGAQVAGEGVVELADAS